A region from the Candidatus Tenderia electrophaga genome encodes:
- a CDS encoding endonuclease: MTFLSVYRSLYKHYGPQSWWPGDTPFEIMVGAVLTQNTAWINVEKAIAHLKHGRALSLNKIAAMPAAQLARLIKPAGYFNVKAKRLQNFCRWLQQQGGEKVIREWDDDELRRGLLSVNGVGFETADDMMLYAFDRPVFVIDAYTRRLFARLGLIDGDEAYETLRHLFESNLSRRIKTRAQQVQMYNEYHALIVIHAKDICRKRARCSECCLRRQCPAALQPENLS, from the coding sequence ATGACGTTTCTGTCGGTCTATCGCAGCCTGTACAAACACTACGGCCCCCAATCCTGGTGGCCGGGTGATACGCCGTTCGAGATCATGGTGGGCGCAGTGCTGACCCAGAACACCGCCTGGATCAATGTAGAAAAGGCCATCGCCCATCTCAAGCACGGCCGCGCCTTGTCATTGAACAAGATCGCCGCCATGCCCGCCGCACAGCTTGCCCGCTTGATCAAACCGGCGGGCTATTTCAACGTCAAGGCCAAGCGCCTGCAGAATTTTTGTCGCTGGTTGCAACAGCAGGGCGGCGAGAAGGTCATTCGAGAATGGGATGATGATGAACTGCGTCGCGGCCTGCTGTCGGTGAACGGGGTCGGATTTGAGACCGCCGATGACATGATGCTGTATGCCTTTGATCGCCCGGTGTTCGTTATCGATGCCTATACCCGCCGCCTGTTTGCGCGCCTAGGGCTGATCGACGGCGACGAGGCCTATGAAACCCTGCGTCATCTATTCGAGTCCAACCTGAGTCGCCGCATCAAGACGCGCGCGCAACAGGTGCAGATGTACAACGAGTATCATGCCTTGATCGTGATTCACGCCAAGGATATCTGCCGCAAACGTGCCCGTTGTAGTGAATGCTGTTTAAGGCGACAATGTCCGGCGGCACTCCAACCCGAAAATTTATCTTAA
- a CDS encoding threonylcarbamoyl-AMP synthase: MSQFFQIHPETPQQRLIRGAVEIIRQGGVVIYPTDSCYAFGCQIGDKKAVERIRRIRSLDDKHNFTLMCRDLSEMSDYAQIDNIAYRFIKGLTPGPYTFVLPAMKVVPKRLLHPKRKTIGVRMPDNAIALALLDALGEPILSSTMILPGDEFPMIDPYDMRDTVGHQVDLIIDGGYCGLEPTTVIELLDETPEVVRRGKGADELVL, encoded by the coding sequence ATGAGCCAGTTTTTCCAGATTCATCCGGAAACGCCGCAACAGCGCCTGATCCGGGGCGCGGTGGAGATCATCCGCCAGGGCGGGGTGGTGATCTATCCTACCGATTCCTGTTATGCCTTCGGCTGTCAGATCGGCGACAAAAAGGCGGTGGAGCGCATTCGCCGCATCCGCAGCTTGGATGACAAACACAATTTCACCCTGATGTGTCGTGATTTGTCCGAGATGTCCGATTATGCCCAGATCGACAACATCGCCTATCGCTTCATCAAAGGGCTTACCCCCGGCCCTTACACCTTCGTGCTGCCGGCCATGAAGGTCGTGCCCAAACGCCTGCTGCACCCCAAGCGCAAGACCATCGGCGTGCGCATGCCCGACAATGCCATCGCCCTGGCGCTGCTGGACGCGCTGGGCGAGCCGATCCTGAGTTCGACCATGATCCTGCCCGGCGATGAATTTCCCATGATCGATCCCTATGACATGCGCGATACGGTCGGTCACCAGGTGGACCTGATCATCGACGGCGGCTACTGCGGTCTGGAACCCACCACGGTGATCGAGTTGCTGGACGAGACGCCGGAGGTGGTGCGGCGCGGCAAGGGGGCCGACGAGCTTGTGCTATAG
- a CDS encoding phosphoesterase, giving the protein MGTDRYTKYDLHCHSTASDGELSPTALVEYAVQNGVEVLALTDHDVTDGLAEAAGAARAHGLGFVSGVEISVTWDTYLLHIVGLNFDVANVTLQQGLAGLRRQREARATEMARRLDKLGFDGSLEGARCYANGQILSRTHFARHLHACGRVKTLQEAFDRYLGTGKPAYVKTEWTSLETAVQWITAAGGEAVIAHPGRYKLSATKLRRLIEAFKAVGGRALEVISGSQDINMTRNLADYVRRYELHASLGSDYHGPSQTWRHMGRLPPLPQGCEPVWRLWE; this is encoded by the coding sequence ATGGGAACGGATAGATACACGAAATATGATCTGCACTGTCATTCCACCGCCTCCGACGGCGAACTCTCGCCGACGGCGCTGGTGGAATACGCCGTGCAAAACGGGGTGGAGGTGTTGGCGCTCACCGACCATGATGTTACCGACGGCCTCGCCGAGGCGGCCGGCGCGGCGCGCGCGCATGGCTTGGGTTTTGTCAGCGGTGTCGAAATCTCGGTCACTTGGGACACGTATCTGTTGCACATCGTCGGACTGAATTTCGATGTCGCAAATGTCACTCTGCAACAAGGCCTGGCGGGACTGCGGCGACAGCGCGAGGCCCGCGCCACCGAGATGGCGCGGCGTTTGGACAAGCTCGGCTTCGACGGCAGTCTGGAAGGGGCCAGGTGCTATGCCAACGGCCAGATCCTGAGCCGGACCCACTTCGCCCGCCATCTGCATGCCTGCGGCCGCGTCAAGACCCTGCAGGAGGCCTTCGACCGTTATCTCGGCACCGGCAAGCCCGCCTATGTGAAGACCGAATGGACCAGTCTGGAGACGGCGGTGCAGTGGATTACCGCCGCCGGCGGTGAGGCGGTCATCGCCCATCCCGGCCGCTATAAGCTGTCCGCCACCAAACTGCGGCGCCTGATCGAGGCGTTCAAGGCCGTGGGGGGACGGGCGCTGGAGGTGATCTCGGGCAGCCAGGACATCAACATGACCCGCAACCTGGCCGATTATGTGCGCCGCTATGAACTGCATGCCTCCTTGGGGTCCGATTATCACGGCCCCAGTCAAACCTGGCGCCACATGGGCCGCTTGCCGCCCCTGCCGCAGGGCTGCGAACCCGTCTGGCGCTTGTGGGAATGA
- a CDS encoding tryptophan--tRNA ligase (catalyzes a two-step reaction, first charging a tryptophan molecule by linking its carboxyl group to the alpha-phosphate of ATP, followed by transfer of the aminoacyl-adenylate to its tRNA), with product MRPTGKLHLGHYHGVLKNWVQLQHEYDCFFFVADWHALTTEYENTAIIANNVWEMVIDWLAAGVNPGSAKIFIQSRVPEHAELHLLLGMMAPLGWLERVPTYKDQQERLKEKDLATYGFLGYPLLQSADILIYKAGLVPVGEDQVAHVELTREVARRFNHLYGREPGFEDKAAAAVKKMGKKNAKLYDELRKKFQEKGDDEALQTARALLEAQQNITLSDKERLFGYLEGGGRIILPEPQPLLTQASKMPGLDGQKMSKSYGNTIALREDPAEVEKKLRTMPTDPARVRRTDPGDPDKCPVWQLHQVYSTDDVKAWVQEGCRSAGIGCLECKQPVIDQVIREQAPMRERAEEFVNNPNLVRKVVNEGTEQAREVARKTLEEVRQSMGLEYR from the coding sequence ATGCGTCCCACCGGCAAGCTGCATCTGGGGCACTATCACGGCGTGCTCAAAAACTGGGTTCAGCTGCAGCACGAGTACGACTGCTTCTTCTTCGTGGCCGATTGGCATGCCCTGACCACGGAGTACGAAAATACCGCCATCATCGCCAACAATGTCTGGGAAATGGTGATCGACTGGCTGGCCGCCGGTGTCAATCCGGGCTCGGCCAAGATCTTCATTCAATCACGGGTGCCGGAACACGCCGAGTTGCACCTATTGTTGGGCATGATGGCGCCGCTCGGCTGGCTGGAACGCGTGCCCACCTATAAGGACCAGCAGGAGCGGTTGAAGGAGAAAGACCTGGCCACCTACGGCTTTCTCGGCTACCCGCTGCTGCAAAGCGCCGACATCCTCATCTATAAGGCCGGACTGGTGCCGGTGGGGGAAGACCAAGTGGCCCATGTGGAACTCACCCGCGAAGTGGCGCGGCGCTTCAATCATCTGTACGGCCGTGAGCCCGGCTTTGAAGATAAGGCGGCGGCGGCGGTCAAAAAAATGGGCAAGAAAAACGCCAAGCTTTACGATGAGTTGAGGAAGAAATTTCAGGAAAAAGGTGATGATGAGGCGCTGCAGACGGCGCGCGCCCTGCTGGAGGCGCAACAGAATATCACCCTCAGTGACAAGGAGCGGCTGTTTGGATATCTGGAGGGAGGGGGTAGAATAATCCTGCCCGAGCCGCAGCCGCTGCTGACCCAGGCCTCCAAGATGCCCGGTCTGGACGGGCAAAAGATGTCTAAGTCCTACGGCAATACCATCGCCCTGCGCGAAGACCCGGCCGAGGTGGAGAAGAAGCTGCGCACCATGCCCACTGATCCGGCGCGGGTGCGGCGTACTGATCCGGGCGATCCGGATAAATGCCCGGTGTGGCAGTTGCACCAGGTCTATTCCACGGATGACGTGAAGGCCTGGGTGCAGGAGGGGTGTCGCAGCGCCGGCATCGGCTGTCTGGAATGCAAGCAGCCAGTGATCGATCAGGTGATCCGGGAGCAAGCGCCCATGCGCGAGCGCGCCGAGGAATTCGTCAACAACCCCAACCTTGTGCGCAAGGTCGTCAACGAGGGAACCGAACAGGCCAGGGAAGTGGCGCGCAAGACGTTGGAAGAGGTGCGTCAATCCATGGGCCTGGAGTATCGATGA